GTTTATATGGGGGCAACGCTACCTTAAGCATGTGGGCAACAACCTAAAACAACGCCAGGAGGCACCCAAAGAACGCCTCAAACTATCGGGTACCGATATCAATCGTTTGGTTGTGTTGGGCATATTGTTTTTGGTCATTTTTGTGTTTTGGATGTCGTTTGAACAAGCCGGAGGGCTGATGAATCTGTACGCCAAGAAATACACGAATCGGGTGGTGTTTGGTTGGGAGGTGCCCGCCAGCATGTTTCAGAGCATCAACGCGGGGTATATACTATTGTTTGGTGGGGTAGTGGCCGCTTTTTGGGCAGTCCGTAAAACATCGGCTATAGCCAAAATGGGGATAGGCACTATACTGGTAGGTGTTGGTTTTTTGTTTATGGTGGGAGCATCTATGCAACGTGCCAGTGCTGGTCAATCGGCACTTTACTGGTTGTTTTTTGCTTATTGGTTCCATACCATTGGCGAGCTGTGTATTTCGCCAGTGGCGCTGTCTTACATTTCTAAAATAGCCCCCAAAGCCCTGGTAGGCTCTATGATGGGTGCCTATTTTGCTGCCACTGGTTTTGCCAATATTGCTGCTGCGGAGGTAGGCAAACTTGCGGGCAAACTGGGCGAGTTGAATATTTTTTCGGGTTTGGTCATTGTGTCGGTGCTTACGGGTAGTTTGTTGTTGGTTTTCGCCCAAAGGCTCAAGAAAATGACCAGAGAAGACGAGCTCGAAGAAGGCATAAAAGAGGACAGAAAAGAAGCAAAAGATGCAGTGAAAGTTACTTAGTACATTTATTTTTGCTGTACTGTTGTCTACACAAGTACACACACAGAGCACAAAAAACGGCTACATATAGCCGTTTTTTGTGCTTTAGAGTCCATCAGGCATTGCCTTTATAATACAATTTGTTCGTCCCAATGCAGTACTTGTGCGACGACTGCTATCTTTTGTTTGTGGAGACAACTATTGGCTTGATTTCTCTTCTATTTTGCCACAAAAATGTAAACATTTGCTTTGGTATTCAAAATAGTGTAATAATGGAACATTATACAGGAACTTTCAAGCGGGTTTTTCTACTATCTTACCATTGAATTAGATTTTTACTATATTTTATGCAAGCAAAAATCTGTGAATTTTAATATATTGCAAAGGATCATTCACCTGTGTATTGACAGGAATTATAAAAATCCAGCTTAAAAGAATTGAGTCAATGTTAACAACTACAAAGGAAGCAACAGCAAAACTAAAAACAAGCAAACCCCGCCTATCATTTTGGCAAATCTGGAACATGAGTTTTGGCTTTTTAGGCATTCAGTTTGGTTTTGCCCTACAAGGAGGCTTTATGTCCCGTATTTTTCAAACTTTGGGAGCCGACAAAGAAGCCATTCCTATGTTATGGATTGCCGCACCGCTCACTGGTTTATTGGTGCAGCCCATCATTGGTTACCTCAGCGACCACACCTGGCATCCCAGGTGGGGGCGCCGCCGTCCTTACTTTTTTATTGGCGCAGTGTTGAGTTCTATTGCTTTGTTTTTTGTTCCTCACTCAAGCGCGTTATGGATGGCAGTTGGGTTTCTCTGGATTTTAGACGCCTCCATCAATATCTCTATGGAACCATTTCGGGCATTGGTTGCCGACAAACTACCCGAATCACAACGTTCTTATGGGTTTATTACCCAAACCCTGATCATAGGCATAGGTACCTGGGTGGCAAGCAATCTGCCTTGGATGGTGTCGCAGTTGGGCGTAAGTAATGAGACTACCGCCAGTGGGGGCATTCCTATGTCGGTGCAAGTGGCTTTTGCCATTGGTGCTTTTGTGTTTTTAACAAGTGTATTGTATACCATTTTTACCACCACCGAATACCCCCCCGAAGACCTGGAAGAGTTTGAGCGCCAAAAACAGCAGAAAAAGCGTTTTGTTGCCGATATTCTCGACAACATCAAAACTATACCCCCTACCATGCAAAAGCTGGGATTGATTCAGTTTTTTTCCTGGTTTGCCTTTTTTACCATGTGGAGTATGGCTAACCCCGCCTTGACCGAGCACGTTTTCCAGACCCCTATGCCAGTAAAAAGTGCCTACGATATGGCTTCCCCTGCTGCTGCCAAGGCGTTTAAAGTGGCCAGTACAGCATTCCAAAAATCATCAAATCAAGTAGGGAGTTACATGGGCATTTATGGGCTTTCTTCTATGGTTTTTGCTTTGTTGCTCACCTTTTATACTGCCCACAGGCGAATCAAT
This window of the Microscilla marina ATCC 23134 genome carries:
- a CDS encoding MFS transporter, yielding MLTTTKEATAKLKTSKPRLSFWQIWNMSFGFLGIQFGFALQGGFMSRIFQTLGADKEAIPMLWIAAPLTGLLVQPIIGYLSDHTWHPRWGRRRPYFFIGAVLSSIALFFVPHSSALWMAVGFLWILDASINISMEPFRALVADKLPESQRSYGFITQTLIIGIGTWVASNLPWMVSQLGVSNETTASGGIPMSVQVAFAIGAFVFLTSVLYTIFTTTEYPPEDLEEFERQKQQKKRFVADILDNIKTIPPTMQKLGLIQFFSWFAFFTMWSMANPALTEHVFQTPMPVKSAYDMASPAAAKAFKVASTAFQKSSNQVGSYMGIYGLSSMVFALLLTFYTAHRRINRKLVHMGSLIAGGIGFISMYFVPSPQWLILSFTLVGFAWGSILSMPYAMLSSSVDPKKMGVIMGIFNMFIVIPQIVAALGGVNIAYKLLGNQTIHAMIVAGISLVIAGLCNLLITNKNAITYQPNEVVTSTK
- a CDS encoding peptide MFS transporter, with protein sequence MKNHPKGLFILFFTEMWERFSYYGLKALLVLFLVSKTKGGYGWGEAEALSLLGLFTGMVYIMSIPGGIISDRWLGPKRSVMIGGALLCVGHFMMAFPDPTLFYVALCFIVAGIGMLKPNISTMVGELYTEQKRRDAGFIIFYMGINLGSFLATLSIGFVGETYGWHYGFSLAGFGMVLGQIVFIWGQRYLKHVGNNLKQRQEAPKERLKLSGTDINRLVVLGILFLVIFVFWMSFEQAGGLMNLYAKKYTNRVVFGWEVPASMFQSINAGYILLFGGVVAAFWAVRKTSAIAKMGIGTILVGVGFLFMVGASMQRASAGQSALYWLFFAYWFHTIGELCISPVALSYISKIAPKALVGSMMGAYFAATGFANIAAAEVGKLAGKLGELNIFSGLVIVSVLTGSLLLVFAQRLKKMTREDELEEGIKEDRKEAKDAVKVT